In one window of Drosophila mauritiana strain mau12 chromosome X, ASM438214v1, whole genome shotgun sequence DNA:
- the LOC117147454 gene encoding antigen 5 like allergen Cul n 1, producing MKLALLAILVVSLGLAQSTDYCSWDICNGGSHIACGHSNWWDSSCPGDAELIDINDDYKWVFVHSHNDKRNYIAGGYDPNHNAACRMATMEWDDELAYLASLNVRQCNMVHDSCHNTDAFKYSGQNLAWQAYSGDLPDMGYILDNSVQMWFDEVHNSNSGIIAGGYPSGYNGPAIGHFTVMMSERNTRVGCAAARYNRDGWNQVLVACNYATTNMIGRQIYSSCDWGAQGCGSGTNGEFGNLCSPSEWYDVNSW from the exons ATGAAACTCGCTCTGCTTGCCATCCTGGTCGTGTCCTTGGGCCTGGCCCAGTCCACCGACTATTGCTCGTGGGACATCTGCAACGGTGGCTCCCACATCGCCTGCGGTCATAGCAACTGGTGGGACAGCAGCTGTCCCGGCGATGCCGAGCTGATCGACATCAACGATGACTACAAGTGGGTCTTTGTCCACTCGCACAACGACAAGAGGAACTACATTGCCGGTGGCTACGATCCCAATCACAATGCCGCCTGCCGTATGGCCACCATGGAGTGGGACGATGAGCTGGCCTATCTGGCCTCCCTGAATGTCCGCCAGTGCAACATGGTGCACGATAGCTGCCACAACACCGACGCCTTCAAGTACTCCGGCCAGAATCTGGCCTGGCAGGCCTACTCCGGCGACCTGCCCGACATGGGCTACATCCTGGACAACAGCGTGCAGATGTGGTTCGATGAGGTGCACAACTCCAACTCCGGCATCATTGCCGGCGGATACCCATCCGGATATAATGGACC TGCCATTGGCCACTTCACCGTGATGATGTCGGAGAGGAACACCCGCGTGGGCTGTGCCGCTGCCAGGTACAATCGCGATGGATGGAACCAAGTGCTGGTGGCCTGCAACTATGCTACCACCAACATGATCGGACGCCAGATCTATTCCAGCTGTGACTGGGGAGCACAGGGATGCGGATCGGGCACCAATGGCGAGTTTGGCAACCTTTGCTCTCCATCCGAGTGGTACGACGTGAACAGCTGGTAA
- the LOC117148457 gene encoding antigen 5 like allergen Cul n 1, which yields MRNFVIIVSLSLALGIASATDYCKKSCGNTKNLGCDNNGAWASSCPSDATLLTFSSAQKDALVARTNEYRNHIAGGLNANLSAACRMATIKWNDELAYLASLNVKSCQMKHDGCHNTDAFDWSGQNLAWMGYYNPLNVTHYLEWGVDMWYDEAVYTKQAYIDAYPSNYNGPAIGHFTVLVADRNTEVGCAAATYSVPGQSYKAFLLACNYAATNVLGIKMYSSCSKAASKCTTGTNPKYKYLCSANEKYDVNNLSY from the exons ATGCGCAACTTCGTGATCATAGTTAGCCTATCTCTGGCACTTGGCATCGCCTCCGCCACCGACTATTGCAAAAAGAGCTGCGGAAACACCAAGAATCTGGGATGCGACAATAATGGA GCCTGGGCCTCAAGCTGTCCCAGTGACGCCACCCTGTTGACCTTCTCCAGCGCTCAGAAGGATGCACTGGTGGCCAGGACGAACGAGTATCGCAACCACATCGCCGGCGGACTGAATGCCAATCTGAGTGCCGCCTGTCGAATGGCCACGATCAAGTGGAACGATGAACTGGCTTACTTGGCCAGCTTGAACGTAAAGAGTTGTCAGATGAAACACGACGGCTGCCACAATACGGATGCCTTCGACTGGTCTGGCCAGAATCTGGCCTGGATGGGCTACTACAATCCACTGAATGTTACACACTATCTGGAGTGGGGCGTAGATATGTGGTATGATGAGGCGGTGTATACCAAACAGGCCTACATCGATGCCTATCCGTCGAACTACAATGGTCCGGCCATTGGTCACTTCACGGTGCTCGTTGCCGATCGCAATACGGAAGTGGGTTGTGCCGCGGCCACGTACTCGGTGCCCGGCCAATCGTACAAGGCCTTCCTGCTGGCCTGTAACTATGCGGCCACCAATGTCCTGGGCATCAAGATGTACAGTTCCTGCTCCAAGGCGGCCAGCAAGTGTACCACCGGTACCAATCCCAAGTACAAGTACCTGTGCAGCGCTAACGAAAAGTACGACGTAAACAACCTCTCCTATTGA
- the LOC117147410 gene encoding probable E3 ubiquitin-protein ligase makorin-1, which translates to MSYRRSQTICRFHSLGSCRFGNLCRFSHDETPNESQSPQISELADEVVVATTSSYSRQMTWANAPEFVPRYKANPAEVLSAEGVQDICPYGGSCIWGSKCSYPLHMEICRMCDLYCLHPRDRNQRREHNRECLEQHEQAMELSFAIARSKDKTCGICFDTVLEKKGRERRFGILSKCKHIFCLTCIRTWRQKQEFKSDVTRGCPECRVFSDFVCPSAYWVDTKEDKDKLLNEYRAAMGTKDCKYFNRGSGKCPFGNKCFYRHHRR; encoded by the coding sequence ATGTCGTATCGCCGTAGTCAAACAATCTGTCGCTTCCATTCGCTTGGATCTTGTCGATTCGGTAATTTATGCCGATTCTCGCACGATGAGACACCAAATGAGAGCCAGAGTCCGCAGATATCGGAACTCGCGGATGAAGTCGTGGTGGCCACCACCAGCAGCTACAGTCGGCAGATGACCTGGGCAAATGCACCAGAGTTCGTGCCCAGGTACAAAGCTAATCCTGCCGAGGTCCTATCAGCTGAAGGCGTCCAGGATATCTGTCCATATGGTGGCAGCTGTATCTGGGGCAGTAAGTGCTCGTATCCACTTCACATGGAGATTTGCAGGATGTGCGACCTTTACTGCCTCCACCCGAGGGACCGGAACCAACGCCGTGAGCACAATCGCGAGTGTCTGGAGCAGCACGAGCAGGCGATGGAGCTATCCTTTGCAATAGCCAGATCCAAGGACAAGACGTGCGGCATTTGCTTCGATACCGTCTTGGAGAAAAAGGGGCGCGAACGTCGCTTTGGCATCCTGTCCAAGTGCAAGCACATATTCTGCTTGACGTGCATTCGCACATGGCGTCAGAAACAGGAATTCAAGTCCGATGTGACACGTGGTTGCCCCGAATGTCGCGTCTTCTCGGATTTCGTGTGCCCTAGTGCCTACTGGGTGGATACAAAGGAGGATAAGGACAAGTTGCTAAACGAATATCGGGCGGCGATGGGCACCAAGGATTGCAAGTACTTCAACAGGGGCTCGGGGAAGTGTCCCTTTGGAAACAAGTGCTTCTACAGACACCATCGTCGATAA